Proteins from a single region of Pseudarthrobacter sp. NIBRBAC000502772:
- a CDS encoding ABC transporter ATP-binding protein — MTINIDPVSDQSRPAEQPVLEIDHLKVTFATDGGDVYAVKDVSLDVRSGEVLAIVGESGSGKTVTAKTILGLLPETATSGGAVLINGNNVISVSAAKLRQIRGRDVAMVFQEPSTALNPVFTVGWQIAEGIRAHAGGPGGKRVSAKDAKARAIEALRKVGIPDPEHRVNYYPHQFSGGQKQRVVIAAALALNPGLIVADEPTTALDVTVQAEILELLRDLRDKYGTSIVLITHNMGVVADLADRVVVMYQGDVVEEAPVRVLFAEPKQDYTKKLLAAVPHLGRNSASEGLLERAHQGSPVLVEATNLTIEYPGRLGTPAFKAVDGVSFTVSQGEVFGLVGESGSGKTTIGRAIAGLNRTTGGSLKVLGYEMLNLKERTFKPLRKDIGFVFQDPAASFNPQLTIGDCVAEPMIIHTNPSPAQARKRVAELLESVQLPASYAQRYPHELSGGQRQRASLARALILNPRLLIADEPTSALDVSVQAKVLELFKEIQAEFGFAALFISHDLAVVDILSQWVGVLYKGKLVEQGIGSQVMGAPQHDYTKRLIASLPVPDPDEQARRREAHRALLAQ; from the coding sequence GTGACCATCAATATTGATCCGGTGTCTGACCAGTCCAGGCCGGCAGAGCAGCCGGTCCTGGAGATCGACCACCTCAAAGTCACGTTCGCCACCGACGGCGGAGACGTCTACGCCGTGAAGGATGTGAGCCTGGACGTCCGCTCCGGCGAGGTCCTGGCCATCGTGGGTGAATCCGGCTCCGGCAAGACCGTGACTGCGAAAACCATCCTCGGGCTGCTGCCTGAGACCGCCACCAGCGGGGGCGCCGTCCTGATCAACGGGAACAACGTGATCAGCGTCAGCGCCGCGAAGCTGAGGCAGATCCGCGGCCGCGATGTGGCCATGGTGTTCCAGGAGCCCTCCACGGCCCTGAATCCGGTGTTCACCGTGGGCTGGCAGATTGCTGAGGGCATCCGTGCCCATGCCGGCGGTCCCGGCGGGAAGCGGGTCTCGGCCAAGGACGCCAAGGCCCGTGCCATTGAGGCGCTGCGCAAAGTGGGGATCCCGGATCCGGAGCATCGGGTCAACTACTACCCGCACCAGTTCTCCGGCGGCCAGAAGCAGCGCGTGGTGATCGCCGCCGCGCTGGCCCTGAACCCGGGACTCATCGTGGCCGATGAACCCACCACAGCCCTGGATGTCACCGTCCAGGCCGAAATCCTGGAGCTGCTCCGGGACCTCCGGGACAAGTACGGCACATCGATCGTGCTGATCACGCACAACATGGGCGTGGTGGCCGACCTCGCGGACCGCGTGGTGGTGATGTACCAGGGTGATGTGGTGGAGGAAGCGCCGGTGCGGGTGCTGTTCGCCGAACCCAAGCAGGACTACACCAAGAAGCTGCTGGCCGCCGTGCCCCACCTGGGCCGGAACTCGGCGTCGGAGGGCCTGTTGGAACGCGCCCACCAGGGCTCGCCGGTGCTGGTGGAGGCAACCAACCTGACCATCGAGTACCCCGGCAGGCTGGGAACGCCGGCCTTCAAGGCCGTGGACGGGGTCAGCTTCACCGTGTCCCAGGGCGAAGTCTTTGGACTGGTGGGCGAATCCGGATCAGGGAAAACCACAATCGGCCGGGCCATCGCGGGCCTGAACCGGACCACGGGCGGCAGCCTGAAGGTACTCGGCTACGAGATGCTGAACCTCAAGGAGCGGACGTTCAAGCCCCTTCGGAAGGATATTGGCTTTGTGTTCCAGGATCCGGCTGCGTCCTTCAACCCCCAGCTGACCATCGGCGACTGCGTAGCGGAGCCCATGATCATCCACACCAACCCGAGCCCGGCGCAGGCGCGCAAACGCGTTGCTGAGCTGCTTGAATCAGTTCAGCTGCCGGCGTCGTACGCCCAGCGGTATCCGCACGAGCTGTCCGGCGGGCAGCGCCAGCGGGCGTCGCTGGCGCGGGCACTGATCCTGAACCCGCGGCTGCTGATCGCTGACGAGCCGACGTCGGCCTTGGACGTTTCGGTGCAGGCGAAAGTCCTGGAACTCTTCAAGGAAATCCAGGCCGAGTTCGGGTTCGCGGCACTGTTCATCAGCCACGACCTCGCGGTGGTGGACATCCTGTCCCAGTGGGTGGGCGTCCTGTACAAGGGCAAGCTGGTGGAGCAGGGCATCGGTAGCCAGGTGATGGGCGCACCGCAGCACGACTACACCAAACGGCTGATTGCCTCGCTGCCGGTTCCTGATCCGGACGAACAGGCACGACGCCGGGAAGCGCACCGGGCGCTGCTTGCCCAGTAG
- a CDS encoding DUF58 domain-containing protein, producing the protein MALSGRFVVLALLGLVPVLLFPGGGTVLGVVVALAALLGLDLGLAASPRAIIVTRAEPGNVTLHGTAASVLTLRNSGRRRLRATVRDAWQPSAGAVNPVQDLDIPAQESRRMTVRLQPVRRGDVGARHVTVRSHGPLRLAARQRTFDCSGLLRVLPPFHSRRHLPSKLRKLRELDGKAAVQIRGAGTEFDSLRDYVRGDDVRSIDWRATARRSAVVVRTWRPERDRRVVIMLDTSRTSAARIEDEPRLDTGIEAALLLAVLAERGGDRVDFLAYDRRPRARAGSATTGNLLGQLVQAMAPLEAELIELDWSSLPGQIRAVSAHRSLVVLLTSLDGGAPEEGLIPVAAQLAQQHVVVVAAVRDPMLGRMLRERENAAGVFRAAAAERVLLERAAVSAELRHHGVEVVDAEPHQLPPQLADMYIRLKAAGRL; encoded by the coding sequence ATGGCACTCTCCGGACGGTTCGTCGTGCTGGCACTGCTGGGCCTGGTGCCGGTGCTGCTGTTTCCTGGCGGGGGAACGGTCCTGGGCGTGGTCGTGGCACTCGCTGCTCTCCTGGGCCTGGACCTTGGCCTTGCCGCTTCCCCGCGGGCCATCATCGTCACGCGCGCCGAGCCCGGCAACGTGACGCTGCACGGCACGGCCGCTTCGGTCCTCACGCTGCGCAACAGTGGCCGGCGACGCCTGCGCGCCACTGTCCGGGACGCGTGGCAGCCGTCTGCCGGGGCTGTGAATCCGGTCCAGGACCTGGACATCCCCGCCCAGGAAAGCCGCCGGATGACCGTCCGGCTACAGCCGGTCCGCCGTGGCGACGTGGGCGCCCGGCACGTCACTGTGCGCTCCCATGGACCCCTTCGGCTCGCGGCACGCCAGCGCACGTTTGACTGTTCCGGCCTCCTGCGGGTCCTGCCGCCGTTCCATTCCCGCAGGCACCTCCCCTCGAAGCTCAGGAAACTCCGCGAACTCGACGGCAAGGCCGCCGTGCAGATCCGGGGTGCCGGCACGGAATTCGACTCGCTGCGCGACTACGTCCGCGGGGACGACGTCCGGTCCATCGACTGGCGCGCAACCGCCCGCCGGTCCGCCGTCGTCGTCCGCACCTGGCGCCCGGAACGCGACCGGCGCGTGGTGATCATGCTGGATACGTCCCGCACGTCAGCGGCGAGGATCGAGGACGAACCAAGGCTGGATACCGGCATCGAAGCGGCGCTCCTGCTGGCGGTCCTGGCCGAGCGCGGCGGTGACCGGGTGGACTTCCTGGCCTACGACCGACGTCCGCGGGCAAGGGCCGGTTCCGCCACCACCGGCAACCTCCTGGGGCAGCTGGTGCAAGCGATGGCGCCCCTCGAGGCGGAACTGATTGAGCTTGACTGGTCCAGCCTCCCCGGCCAGATCCGGGCGGTTTCCGCCCACCGGTCCCTGGTGGTGCTGCTGACCTCGTTGGACGGCGGGGCACCGGAGGAAGGGCTCATTCCCGTGGCCGCGCAGCTCGCGCAGCAGCACGTTGTGGTGGTGGCCGCCGTCCGTGATCCCATGCTGGGGCGGATGCTGCGGGAGCGTGAGAACGCCGCCGGCGTGTTCCGGGCGGCAGCGGCCGAACGCGTTCTGCTGGAACGGGCGGCGGTCAGCGCCGAACTCCGGCACCACGGGGTGGAAGTGGTAGATGCGGAGCCACACCAGCTGCCGCCGCAGCTTGCCGACATGTACATCCGGCTCAAGGCAGCCGGTAGATTGTGA
- a CDS encoding DUF4166 domain-containing protein: protein MNVPIYRQALGENFHRLQPELQEYFSLAPGSGHYGVGEGVFDVVGCRQAWLRPLLKLTSGEEAFFPDYGEVIPFRIENHAHQDPFGRSSLTARREIRFPGHVRIFQDTTSLVDSDGGPRLVDYLGRFRRMVTDLKLSVTAEGRLRGVSEASRLFLGPLRLPLPATVDARAYAEQWWDGAAGEHGQHRIQVKVIQPQIGLVLVYAGRFDYRLRPYIGGSSAQSFLPRYAQPDRWENRT, encoded by the coding sequence ATGAACGTCCCTATTTACCGGCAGGCCCTGGGCGAGAACTTCCACCGGCTGCAGCCTGAGCTGCAGGAGTACTTTTCCCTGGCGCCCGGCTCGGGGCACTACGGCGTCGGGGAGGGTGTGTTCGACGTTGTGGGCTGCCGGCAGGCGTGGCTGCGGCCGCTGCTCAAGCTGACCTCCGGGGAGGAGGCGTTTTTCCCGGATTACGGGGAAGTCATCCCCTTCCGGATTGAAAACCATGCCCACCAGGATCCGTTCGGCCGCTCCAGCCTGACTGCCCGGCGGGAAATCCGTTTTCCCGGGCACGTGCGGATATTCCAGGACACCACCAGCCTCGTGGATTCCGACGGCGGCCCGCGGCTGGTGGACTACCTGGGCCGTTTCCGGCGCATGGTGACCGACCTCAAGCTCAGTGTGACGGCCGAGGGTAGGCTGCGCGGCGTTTCCGAAGCGTCGCGGCTGTTCCTGGGCCCCCTCCGCCTGCCGCTGCCGGCCACGGTGGATGCCAGGGCTTACGCCGAGCAGTGGTGGGACGGCGCCGCAGGCGAGCACGGACAGCACCGGATCCAGGTCAAGGTCATCCAGCCGCAGATCGGTCTGGTCCTGGTCTATGCGGGCAGGTTTGACTACCGACTGCGTCCCTACATCGGCGGCAGTTCGGCGCAGAGTTTCCTGCCCCGCTACGCCCAGCCGGACCGTTGGGAGAACCGGACGTAG
- a CDS encoding chorismate mutase, producing MTQQNHDVPDTDTYDAAASSLAGHVDNSVMAELLSIRSSIDNIDATLVYLLAERFKATQKVGFLKAAHRLPAGDPGRESAQIARLRRLAEDAHLDPAFAEKFLNFIIGEVIRHHEAIAEDHQAAAEWK from the coding sequence ATGACGCAGCAAAACCACGATGTTCCCGACACCGACACCTACGATGCCGCCGCGAGTTCGCTGGCAGGCCACGTGGACAACTCGGTGATGGCGGAACTGCTGTCCATCCGCTCCAGCATCGACAACATCGATGCGACCCTGGTGTACCTCCTGGCCGAACGGTTCAAGGCCACCCAGAAAGTGGGCTTCCTCAAGGCCGCGCACCGGCTCCCGGCGGGGGATCCGGGCCGGGAATCCGCCCAGATTGCCCGTCTCCGGCGGCTGGCGGAGGATGCCCACCTCGATCCCGCGTTTGCGGAGAAGTTCCTGAACTTCATCATCGGCGAGGTCATCCGCCATCATGAAGCCATCGCCGAGGACCACCAGGCCGCTGCAGAGTGGAAGTAA